A window of the Bradyrhizobium diazoefficiens genome harbors these coding sequences:
- a CDS encoding MFS transporter, which yields MNKPVVVSEETLTEPVVVSDVAPKSGVKTAAGPAYVVLAGISFSHFLNDTMQSLIASVYPILKDTYALDFAQIGMITLAFQFTASLLQPVVGHYTDKKAQPYSLSIGMASTFFGLLLLSAAHQYLVILIAAALVGLGSAVFHPESARIARLASGGRYGFAQSVFQLGGSFGTSMGPVLAALIVVPFGQGSIAWFSSIAFLAIVILWRIGRWYEPQIKAKKAAPVQAHPDAPSSRRVTVALLVLVALLFSKQLYVSSLSSYYIFYLIDRFGVSTQAAQIYLFIFLAANAVGAFFGGPLGDRFGCKIVIWISILGALPFTLALPYAGLYASAVLSVIIGLIISSTTSSIIVFAQELVPHRFGMISGVFFGVAFGIGGLGAAVLGKLADHTSIEFVYQVCAYLPAIGLLAVFLPKLPQHAR from the coding sequence TTGAACAAGCCTGTCGTGGTCTCAGAGGAAACACTGACCGAGCCCGTCGTCGTCAGCGACGTCGCGCCCAAGTCTGGCGTCAAGACAGCCGCGGGGCCGGCCTATGTCGTGCTCGCCGGCATCAGCTTCTCGCACTTCCTCAACGACACCATGCAGTCGCTGATCGCCTCGGTGTATCCGATCCTGAAGGACACCTACGCGCTCGATTTTGCGCAGATCGGCATGATCACGCTGGCCTTCCAGTTCACGGCCTCGCTGCTCCAGCCGGTGGTTGGCCATTACACTGACAAGAAGGCGCAGCCTTACTCGCTGTCGATCGGCATGGCCTCGACCTTCTTCGGCCTGCTGCTGCTCAGCGCCGCGCACCAATATCTCGTCATCCTGATCGCCGCCGCGCTTGTCGGTCTCGGCTCGGCGGTGTTTCACCCCGAATCCGCACGCATCGCGCGGCTTGCCTCCGGCGGCCGCTACGGTTTTGCGCAATCGGTGTTTCAGCTCGGCGGCAGTTTCGGCACCTCGATGGGGCCGGTGCTCGCCGCCCTGATCGTCGTGCCGTTCGGGCAGGGCAGCATCGCCTGGTTCTCCTCGATCGCGTTCCTGGCGATCGTCATCCTCTGGCGCATTGGCCGCTGGTACGAGCCGCAGATCAAGGCGAAGAAGGCGGCGCCGGTTCAGGCTCATCCCGATGCGCCGAGCTCGCGCCGCGTCACCGTCGCGCTCCTCGTGCTGGTGGCGTTGTTGTTCTCGAAGCAGCTCTACGTTTCGAGCCTGTCGAGCTACTACATCTTCTACCTGATCGACCGTTTCGGCGTGTCGACGCAGGCCGCTCAAATCTATCTCTTCATCTTCCTGGCGGCGAACGCGGTCGGCGCTTTCTTCGGCGGGCCGTTAGGAGATCGCTTCGGCTGCAAGATCGTGATCTGGATTTCGATTCTGGGCGCGCTGCCGTTCACGCTGGCGCTGCCCTATGCCGGGCTCTATGCGAGTGCGGTGCTGTCAGTCATCATCGGCCTCATCATCTCCTCGACGACGTCGTCGATCATCGTGTTCGCGCAGGAGCTGGTGCCGCATCGCTTCGGCATGATCTCCGGCGTGTTCTTCGGCGTCGCCTTCGGCATCGGCGGCCTGGGCGCCGCCGTGCTCGGCAAGCTCGCCGATCACACCTCGATCGAGTTCGTCTATCAGGTCTGCGCCTATCTGCCGGCGATCGGCCTGCTTGCGGTGTTCCTGCCAAAACTGCCGCAGCACGCGCGTTAA
- a CDS encoding IS481 family transposase: protein MPFREVSRMDARLEFVMLASAEGANVRQLCRRFGISPTTGYKWLERWRTSGTTGLQEQSRRPQHSPLRSVAATEDAVLSVRTEHPAWGGRKIARRLKDLGHDEVPAPSTVTAILKRHGIELGTFGGGQAPFTRFERGRPNELWQMDFKGHVAMHAGRLHPLTVLDDHSRFSVVLAACANEQTETVQQQLITAFRRYGLPERLITDNGSPWGDGPGSPFTPLGVWLIELGIRISHSRPYHPQTMGKDERFHRSLKAEVLSAPPFADLAAAARAFEHWRNVYNTQRPHEAIELAVPASRYQPSQRAYVETIAPFEYAPGDIVRRVQQGGHVSFLGRAIKVPKAFRGKAIAFRPTTQDGLFDVVFRTQTIATVDIRPLDGRLESVHDVSEHPSTMSPV, encoded by the coding sequence ATGCCGTTCCGCGAGGTGTCTCGGATGGACGCGAGATTGGAGTTTGTGATGTTGGCCTCGGCAGAGGGAGCCAACGTTCGGCAATTGTGCCGTCGGTTCGGGATCAGTCCGACGACGGGCTACAAGTGGTTGGAGCGTTGGCGGACAAGCGGGACGACGGGGCTTCAGGAGCAGTCGCGGCGGCCGCAGCATTCGCCGCTGCGCAGCGTTGCGGCGACAGAGGATGCGGTGCTTTCGGTCCGCACGGAGCATCCGGCCTGGGGCGGCCGCAAGATTGCCAGGCGGCTGAAGGATCTCGGCCACGATGAAGTTCCGGCGCCCTCCACGGTGACGGCCATCCTGAAGCGGCATGGTATCGAGCTCGGCACATTCGGCGGTGGTCAGGCCCCCTTCACCCGCTTCGAGCGCGGGCGGCCGAACGAGTTGTGGCAGATGGACTTCAAGGGCCATGTGGCCATGCACGCCGGCCGGCTTCATCCGCTGACCGTGCTCGACGATCACTCGCGCTTTTCCGTGGTGCTTGCGGCTTGCGCCAACGAGCAGACCGAAACGGTCCAGCAGCAACTCATCACCGCATTCCGCCGCTACGGCCTGCCCGAGAGGCTGATTACCGACAACGGTTCGCCCTGGGGCGATGGCCCGGGCAGCCCGTTCACCCCGCTCGGCGTCTGGCTGATCGAGCTTGGCATCAGGATCAGCCATTCGCGGCCCTATCATCCGCAGACCATGGGCAAGGACGAACGCTTCCACCGCAGCCTCAAGGCCGAAGTGCTGTCCGCTCCGCCCTTCGCCGATCTCGCCGCCGCCGCGCGCGCCTTCGAGCACTGGCGCAACGTCTACAACACGCAGCGACCACACGAGGCTATCGAGCTGGCCGTCCCGGCCAGCCGCTATCAGCCGAGCCAGCGCGCCTATGTCGAGACCATCGCGCCCTTCGAATACGCCCCGGGCGACATCGTGCGCCGCGTCCAGCAGGGTGGTCACGTCAGCTTCCTCGGCCGTGCCATCAAAGTCCCCAAGGCCTTCCGCGGAAAGGCGATCGCCTTCCGGCCAACCACACAGGACGGCCTCTTCGACGTCGTCTTCCGAACCCAGACAATTGCAACCGTCGATATTCGGCCTCTCGACGGCAGGCTCGAAAGTGTCCACGATGTCTCCGAACACCCGTCCACCATGTCCCCGGTCTGA
- the glmM gene encoding phosphoglucosamine mutase, translating to MSRKYFGTDGIRGRANGLITPELALKVGQAAGLAFQRGDHRHRVVIGKDTRLSGYMIEYAMVAGFTSVGMDVLLVGPMPTPAVAMLTKSMRADLGVMISASHNLFEDNGIKLFGPQGFKLSDDVEKQIEQMLDEPIEKRLAQSASLGRARRIDGVHDRYIEFAKRTLPRDLSLDGLRVVIDCAHGAAYKVVPEALWELGADVVPIGVEPDGFNINKDCGSTSPEALSRKVREMRADIGIALDGDADRVILVDERGHVVDGDQLLAVIAQSWKDDGRLSRPGIVATVMSNLGLERFLKGQGLDLVRTPVGDRYVLEQMLNGGYNLGGEQSGHIILSDYATTGDGFVAALQVLAVVQKLRRPVSEVCHRFDPLPQILKNVRHKGGKPLDNSEVKSAISDGEKRLNGHGRLLIRSSGTEPVIRVMGEGEDRVLIEDVVDTIVSALGHAAAA from the coding sequence ATGAGCCGCAAATATTTCGGGACGGACGGGATCCGGGGCCGCGCCAACGGACTGATCACGCCGGAGCTCGCGCTCAAGGTCGGCCAGGCCGCGGGCCTTGCGTTTCAGCGCGGTGACCATCGCCACCGGGTCGTGATCGGCAAGGACACCCGCCTGTCCGGCTACATGATCGAATACGCGATGGTCGCGGGCTTCACCTCTGTAGGCATGGACGTGCTGCTGGTCGGCCCGATGCCGACGCCCGCGGTGGCGATGCTCACCAAATCGATGCGCGCCGATCTCGGCGTGATGATCTCGGCCTCGCACAATCTGTTCGAGGACAATGGCATCAAGCTGTTCGGGCCGCAGGGCTTCAAGCTCTCCGACGACGTCGAGAAGCAGATCGAGCAGATGCTCGACGAGCCCATCGAGAAGAGGCTCGCACAAAGTGCGAGCCTGGGCCGCGCCCGCCGTATCGACGGCGTGCATGACCGCTACATCGAATTCGCCAAGCGCACGCTGCCGCGCGATCTCTCGCTCGACGGCCTCCGCGTCGTGATCGACTGCGCCCATGGCGCCGCCTACAAGGTGGTGCCGGAAGCGCTGTGGGAATTGGGCGCCGACGTGGTGCCGATCGGTGTCGAGCCTGACGGCTTCAACATCAACAAGGATTGCGGTTCGACTTCGCCGGAAGCGCTGTCGCGGAAGGTGCGCGAGATGCGCGCCGACATCGGCATCGCGCTCGACGGCGACGCGGACCGCGTCATCCTGGTCGACGAGCGCGGCCATGTCGTCGATGGCGACCAGCTGCTGGCGGTGATCGCACAGAGCTGGAAGGATGACGGACGGCTGTCGCGTCCGGGCATCGTTGCGACCGTGATGTCCAATCTCGGCCTCGAGCGCTTCCTGAAAGGGCAGGGGCTCGATCTCGTGCGCACGCCGGTCGGCGATCGTTACGTGCTCGAGCAGATGCTCAACGGCGGCTACAATCTCGGCGGCGAGCAGTCCGGCCACATCATCCTGTCCGACTACGCCACCACCGGCGACGGCTTCGTCGCCGCGCTGCAAGTACTGGCCGTGGTGCAGAAGCTGCGCCGGCCGGTGTCGGAAGTCTGCCATCGCTTCGATCCGCTGCCCCAGATCCTCAAGAATGTCCGCCACAAGGGCGGCAAGCCGCTCGACAATTCCGAGGTGAAGTCCGCGATCTCCGACGGCGAGAAGCGGCTCAACGGCCACGGCCGCCTCCTGATCCGCTCCTCCGGCACCGAGCCGGTGATCCGGGTGATGGGCGAGGGCGAGGACCGCGTCCTGATCGAGGACGTCGTCGACACCATCGTCTCCGCGCTGGGACACGCCGCGGCGGCTTGA
- a CDS encoding alpha-hydroxy acid oxidase: MKHITCIDDLRALHKRRVPKAFFDYCDRGSYAEETLRANREDMQAIKFRQRILVDVSKRDTSTTILGEQSTMPLILAPVGLLGMQHGDGEIHACRAAQAAGIPFTQSTMSICSIEDIAANVEKPFWFQLYVMKDRGFIKELVQRAIAAKCSALVLTVDLQVIGQRHADIKNGMTIPPEWSLSKFIDFATKPAWVSGVLQGKRRTFGNIAGHVKNTEDLNRLAEWTASQFDTSLNWKDVEWIRSIWPGKLIIKGILDVEDAEEAAKTGAQALVVSNHGGRQLDGAPSSIEVLPEIADAVGEKMEIMFDGGIRSGQDVMRALALGAKSCMIGRAYAYGLGAGGQAGVAKAIDIIQKELLTTMGLCGVNRIDEIDDHIIAVAP; encoded by the coding sequence ATGAAGCACATCACCTGTATCGACGATCTTCGCGCGCTGCATAAGCGCCGCGTGCCGAAGGCGTTCTTCGACTATTGCGACCGCGGCTCCTATGCCGAGGAAACGCTGCGCGCCAACCGCGAGGACATGCAGGCGATCAAGTTCCGCCAGCGTATCCTGGTCGACGTCTCCAAGCGCGACACCTCGACCACCATCCTCGGCGAGCAATCGACCATGCCGCTGATCCTGGCGCCGGTCGGCCTGCTCGGCATGCAGCATGGCGATGGCGAGATTCACGCCTGCCGCGCGGCGCAGGCCGCCGGCATCCCGTTCACGCAGTCGACGATGTCGATCTGCTCGATCGAGGACATCGCTGCCAATGTCGAGAAGCCGTTCTGGTTCCAGCTCTATGTCATGAAGGACCGCGGCTTCATCAAGGAGCTGGTCCAGCGCGCGATCGCGGCGAAGTGCAGCGCGCTGGTGCTCACCGTCGATCTCCAGGTGATCGGCCAGCGCCATGCCGACATCAAGAACGGCATGACGATCCCGCCGGAATGGTCGCTGTCGAAATTCATCGATTTCGCGACCAAGCCGGCGTGGGTTTCCGGCGTGCTGCAGGGCAAGCGCCGTACCTTCGGCAACATCGCCGGTCACGTGAAGAACACCGAGGACCTCAACCGCCTCGCCGAATGGACCGCCTCGCAGTTCGACACCTCGCTGAACTGGAAGGATGTCGAGTGGATCCGCAGCATCTGGCCGGGCAAGCTCATCATCAAGGGCATTCTCGACGTCGAGGACGCCGAGGAAGCGGCCAAGACCGGCGCGCAGGCGCTGGTGGTGTCGAACCATGGCGGTCGTCAGCTCGACGGCGCGCCATCCTCGATCGAGGTGCTGCCCGAGATCGCCGACGCGGTCGGCGAGAAGATGGAGATCATGTTCGACGGCGGCATCCGCTCCGGCCAGGACGTGATGCGCGCGCTCGCGCTCGGCGCAAAGTCCTGCATGATCGGCCGCGCCTACGCCTATGGCCTCGGCGCCGGCGGCCAGGCCGGCGTCGCCAAGGCGATCGACATCATCCAGAAAGAGCTGCTCACCACCATGGGCCTGTGCGGCGTCAACAGGATCGACGAGATCGACGATCATATTATTGCGGTGGCGCCGTAA